In Vibrio cyclitrophicus, one genomic interval encodes:
- a CDS encoding response regulator: MAITVWNNLSVKHKLFGLVLLPISLLLFLAGRQAYILTTQLTDFERTNQLSVYLQDISVLYRSTLASSPEEFATQSSQVKAELKTLSPIIFLGASDDMNQLVSDFSEATLSTMEATDTYDKLDALEWQSDLYKQLLLEVEKVPFENTKREIQQHLTALQQLEWLMFWSNEEFKLGTSLIEIFQTNQEYDPELAEQIETLSERQQLFLERFVSLNANEHQVSLMVEVFRNDVFAQSQEIRNALLDLNAISQLTPQEVSIGLEAMSARLNLLQSLGNVIKQEFQQEVEQAIYDAQVQRTLFISIVAVLAMIVMGLTLSLARQVTNNLNLVLAFLKSENDDTRPSLDKLIQGKDELSLFAQQVERLTIERELAKDRLTVAKEDAERAKEDAEEAKDHAIQASKAKSSFLANMSHEIRTPLNGVIGISEILSDTPLTPTQRDYVDTIETSSQLLLSLINDILDFSKIESGMLLISPHSASIRESIYDIASIVAPKAKEQKISVNVDISPDTPARVMIDDHRLRQILMNFMSNAVKFTAEGGVTLSIKTLEQSNDNVTIRLAVRDTGIGIDKQQQKQIFEPFAQEDDSTTRQFGGTGLGLAISTQLVELMGGQIQLDSVKGEGSCFYFDLALAVDLMLPKPSTASTNIYILGNENILTERIESDLNLYGLKVTQQTNSADTINEHISAKKHDKPTTVIFAEDDSFQAIDYSDNLDKLHKNGATICLIRSFLSDPADIGHCITAQVSQPLLGLRLIKAVELCDSQGLAELSEANQQIVTIQHKILIVEDNKINQKIAGLHVGKSGFEFEFANNGQEAVDMFTANPHYAAILMDCMMPVMDGFEATANIRRVEKEANSTRRIPIIALTASVIDDDIQKCFDVGMDDYVPKPFKFEMLKEKVLAAVEAMPLPTTQNAPATPSNSTVTPIHSAQTAKQTLPEQPELNVVPSKSEKILLVEDNRVNQKVASVMLKKAGYAFEIADNGQIAVDMYQNDSSFDIILMDCMMPIMDGFTATKEIREHEKNLGLSKTPIIALTASVIDDDIQKCFDSGMDGYVAKPVRKEKLFHQIESATC; encoded by the coding sequence ATGGCGATTACGGTCTGGAATAACCTTTCAGTCAAACATAAACTCTTTGGCTTAGTTCTACTTCCCATTTCACTACTGCTCTTCCTTGCTGGCAGACAAGCTTATATCTTAACGACACAGTTAACCGATTTTGAACGGACCAATCAGTTATCTGTGTACCTTCAAGATATTTCAGTCTTGTATCGAAGCACCCTCGCTTCTAGCCCTGAAGAGTTCGCAACACAAAGCAGCCAAGTAAAGGCAGAATTAAAAACGCTGTCACCCATCATTTTTTTAGGCGCTTCTGATGATATGAATCAACTGGTTTCAGATTTCAGTGAAGCGACCCTATCAACGATGGAAGCGACTGACACTTACGATAAATTGGACGCCCTCGAATGGCAGAGTGATTTATACAAACAACTGTTACTTGAAGTCGAAAAAGTCCCTTTCGAAAACACCAAGCGTGAAATTCAACAACACCTCACCGCATTACAACAACTTGAATGGTTGATGTTCTGGTCAAACGAAGAGTTCAAGCTAGGTACCTCATTGATTGAGATATTCCAAACTAACCAAGAATACGACCCAGAACTCGCTGAACAAATTGAAACACTTAGTGAAAGACAACAGTTGTTCCTAGAACGCTTTGTATCGTTGAATGCCAACGAACATCAAGTGTCACTGATGGTTGAGGTGTTTAGAAACGACGTATTTGCTCAGAGCCAAGAGATCAGAAACGCGCTACTCGATCTAAACGCAATCAGCCAACTGACACCTCAAGAGGTATCTATAGGGTTGGAGGCGATGAGTGCTCGACTTAATTTATTGCAAAGCCTAGGCAATGTGATCAAGCAAGAATTCCAACAAGAGGTTGAGCAAGCCATCTACGACGCGCAAGTACAACGAACCTTGTTTATTTCCATTGTTGCTGTGCTCGCAATGATCGTTATGGGACTAACCTTAAGCTTGGCAAGACAAGTCACCAACAACCTAAATTTGGTGTTAGCTTTCTTAAAAAGCGAAAATGATGACACTCGCCCTTCTTTAGACAAATTAATCCAAGGTAAAGATGAACTCAGTCTGTTTGCTCAGCAGGTTGAACGATTGACCATCGAACGAGAACTCGCGAAAGATAGACTGACGGTAGCAAAAGAAGACGCCGAGCGAGCTAAAGAAGACGCTGAAGAAGCAAAAGATCACGCGATACAAGCCAGTAAGGCCAAAAGTAGCTTCTTGGCAAACATGTCACACGAGATTCGTACTCCATTGAATGGGGTTATTGGTATTTCTGAGATCTTATCTGATACACCGCTGACACCAACACAACGCGATTATGTCGATACCATTGAGACCTCTTCTCAACTGCTATTAAGCCTTATCAACGACATTTTGGACTTCTCTAAAATCGAATCTGGCATGTTGTTGATCAGCCCTCATTCAGCATCAATTCGAGAGTCGATTTACGACATAGCTTCTATTGTTGCACCAAAAGCCAAAGAGCAAAAAATATCAGTTAACGTCGATATCAGCCCTGATACACCAGCACGCGTGATGATAGACGATCACCGTCTAAGACAGATCTTGATGAACTTTATGTCGAACGCGGTGAAGTTTACTGCAGAAGGTGGCGTAACACTGTCGATCAAAACACTCGAACAATCTAACGATAATGTCACCATTCGATTAGCCGTTCGCGACACAGGTATTGGTATCGACAAGCAGCAACAGAAACAGATATTCGAACCGTTCGCTCAAGAGGACGATTCGACAACCAGACAATTCGGTGGTACGGGTCTTGGTCTTGCTATTAGTACTCAGTTGGTTGAACTGATGGGTGGCCAAATCCAACTCGATTCCGTCAAAGGTGAAGGTAGTTGCTTCTACTTCGACCTAGCATTGGCCGTTGATTTGATGTTACCAAAACCAAGCACAGCCTCAACAAATATCTATATTCTAGGTAACGAGAATATACTTACTGAGCGAATCGAAAGCGACCTTAATCTCTATGGCTTGAAAGTCACTCAGCAAACAAACAGCGCGGATACAATTAACGAGCACATTTCTGCGAAAAAACACGACAAACCAACCACCGTCATTTTTGCTGAAGACGATTCATTCCAAGCGATCGACTATTCAGACAACCTAGACAAACTCCACAAGAATGGCGCAACAATTTGTTTGATTCGTTCATTCCTAAGTGACCCAGCAGATATTGGGCACTGTATTACCGCTCAAGTATCACAACCCCTACTCGGCTTGCGCTTAATAAAAGCCGTTGAACTTTGTGACTCACAAGGTCTAGCCGAGCTGTCAGAAGCCAACCAGCAAATAGTGACGATTCAACACAAAATCCTGATCGTCGAAGACAATAAGATCAACCAGAAAATCGCGGGGCTTCACGTTGGAAAAAGCGGTTTCGAATTCGAGTTCGCTAATAACGGACAAGAAGCGGTCGACATGTTTACAGCCAACCCACATTACGCCGCAATTCTTATGGACTGCATGATGCCAGTGATGGATGGCTTTGAAGCAACAGCTAATATTCGCCGCGTTGAAAAAGAGGCCAATTCCACTCGTCGTATTCCTATCATCGCTCTTACAGCGAGTGTGATTGATGATGATATTCAAAAATGTTTCGACGTAGGCATGGACGATTACGTGCCTAAACCATTCAAGTTCGAGATGTTGAAAGAGAAGGTTCTCGCAGCAGTAGAAGCGATGCCACTGCCGACGACGCAAAACGCACCTGCAACACCTTCAAACTCAACGGTCACACCTATTCATAGCGCACAAACAGCCAAGCAAACATTACCGGAGCAACCTGAGTTGAACGTAGTACCAAGCAAGTCTGAAAAGATTCTCTTGGTTGAAGACAATCGCGTGAACCAGAAAGTTGCTTCAGTGATGCTTAAAAAAGCCGGCTACGCTTTTGAAATTGCAGACAACGGACAAATTGCCGTTGATATGTACCAAAACGACAGTAGCTTCGACATTATTTTGATGGACTGCATGATGCCTATTATGGACGGTTTCACCGCAACTAAGGAGATTCGCGAACACGAGAAAAACCTAGGCTTAAGCAAAACTCCTATTATCGCGTTAACCGCCAGCGTTATCGATGATGATATTCAAAAGTGCTTTGATTCCGGAATGGATGGGTACGTAGCGAAGCCCGTAAGAAAAGAAAAACTGTTCCACCAAATAGAAAGTGCGACTTGTTAG